The genomic interval GATAACACGACTGTCTCTCTTCGTGTAAAAGTGTAAGCGAGTATTCTCTCTGTGGCGCTTGTTCTCGGAAACAATCAATGGCTGGCAACACGACAACATCCATAGGAATCTCTGCTCTTCAAACGTAATAAACTTCACACACGGAAGAgttccaggtacatgtagtgtactgTATTTGTAGTCTAGACCAACTACAACGATTTCCACGAAATGGAAGTATAGTAATGGAGTATAGGAAgtataggatatatatatatatatatatatatatatatatatatatatatatatatatatatatatatatatatatatatatatatatatatatatatatatatataatatacaacgTGCAAGTGAACAGCCAAAATGAATCCGACTGATTGAATCTTGCCAATTGTTAAGgataacatatgtatataaatgccaTACGACATGAGTAACTGGATGCTCAAAGGGAATCTGATAGAATTAGGTTTGCGTTTATGTCACACTGAATCTGATTAATAATGTCTGCCGATTAGCGTTGATGTTACAGCTGCTCGAATCACATTGAGTATGTTCAGTTTTGTCTACTCAACGGTGTACAGAAATGAGTAATCATTGTCCGGGTCGTGTTTCAAGTACATTTTTAAAGCGTACTCAAATTCCTGTCGGGAGATGGAACCGTCGCTGTTTGTATCCATCTTGGCAAAAGTTGAGCGGACAAACTCCTCGTTCTTTACCCCGTGCCTCTTGTAGTGATCTCGCCACTCCGCGAGACTAATTAGGTTGTCATGGTTCTCGTCCATTATGTCAAACATGGCGCCTGCGAGAGATGGAATAGCTTCATTGTGGTACCAATCCTGCTCGCTCCTACCGTAATGGCCTTTGATCCAGTCTTCTAGATTTAAGGACGTTTCCCCCTTGGATCGGCCCGCTTGTTCCAGATTTGCGTCCCAGATTCTTTTTAAGACTTTGGCTATTCTACAGGCATCTTCCACCTTTCCTTCCCGTAACAGATGACATGGATACTCCATGAGTTCCGAAATGGTCAATAGGCCCGAGCCGCTTACGTTCAAGAACCTATAAAGTCCCGTCCACCTTTGTTTTTCATACGCATCCATATCTATCTTCGAAGAAACTAGAATAAGGcaagaaaaaagaacaacatgAGGAAAAAACGACAATGGCGATAATTATCAGAATGACCAATGTGAGAATGCCTTCTCTTATATTGAACTTGCCgccttatatgtatatacatacgtttgaatgtatatatgtacaattacGTCGTACAATTTTCAACCAAGTGACAAAAATGGATGTACTGTTATTACAaatagtgtatgtatatattttacagaaaacaaaatgctgcCTTTTTGGGTTACAGTGTATTGCTCTGTAGTCCAACAGCTCTATCCTGAGTGTAAATTTTCAGCCAATGAGGCCGCGTTACATAATCACGGTACCATTATCTTCCGCATCCAAAGTGCTGCAAAGGTACAAACACTAACATGGTGTAAAGTCACAGCTAGAATGAGTGTacgttacatgtatttccatgcTAAGTCATTACAGCAAAACATACAGCAGATGTCTATATTTCAACAGTTAGTgcaatgttaaaatgttggaATTGGCCTGACCACAAGTGTTTGAACtgttttgtttgatatctccctaTACTTTAAACGGCAAGATCAACTCGGACAAGGAGTCTGCACCCACTGATGTTTGTTAGGGCGCCTCTTGATCTCCTGGGGATAGTTTTggtgaaattgaccaatccacaGCTACGCCCCAAATATTATCTCCAGTCAGTCAGGAAGCCCAGTAAATATATCTCAGTGAGGTTAGACATCTTGTCCGAAGACGAGCACCTAGTAGTGCTGATTAGAACATATACGGAGTCATCGAGCAAAACAGAGAAATTTGTATATACGCGTATC from Liolophura sinensis isolate JHLJ2023 chromosome 3, CUHK_Ljap_v2, whole genome shotgun sequence carries:
- the LOC135464199 gene encoding uncharacterized protein LOC135464199, which produces MDAYEKQRWTGLYRFLNVSGSGLLTISELMEYPCHLLREGKVEDACRIAKVLKRIWDANLEQAGRSKGETSLNLEDWIKGHYGRSEQDWYHNEAIPSLAGAMFDIMDENHDNLISLAEWRDHYKRHGVKNEEFVRSTFAKMDTNSDGSISRQEFEYALKMYLKHDPDNDYSFLYTVE